In Candidatus Tectomicrobia bacterium, the DNA window ATGCCTTCCTCCCCGAGCTTGCCCGCCCGGGAGAAGGCCGTCAGCTGCTGCTTGCAGTAGGGTCACCAGTGGCCCCGGTAGAAGAGCACCACCCCCCAGCCGCCCTTGAGGTCGCCGGGGAGGGTGATCTTCCCCCCGCCCGCCTTGGCGATCTCCAGGGCCGGAAAGGCGTCCCCCGAGTCCAGCATCCGGTCCGTCATTCTCGGCATCGGAAATTCCTCCAGAGAAAAAACCGCACGCACGCCCGATTTTCGAATGGCCATCTCGATTGTTATAGGCAGTGCGCGTGGTGATTTCAATTGAGCTGGAAAAACTCTTTAGCCCCGGCGAAATTCCCAGGGGCATTTTTTCCGCCGAAATCATTGACTTCATGGACGTTCGCGGGTTAAGAGCACAACGGGCGGAGGGGACTCCCGCGGGGGTTTGTCCCTTCAGAGCATCCTCTCCCTCTCACAGGAATATGCGCATGAGCGGGGACGCGCCGGTGCAAGGCCGATTCCATTCACACCCGGGGGAGGACGCGCGCCTCCGCGCCCGGCAGGGGCGCCGGGTGACGCTGGCGGCGATGGCGGTGAACCTTTTCCTCGCCTCCATCAAGGGGGCGGCCGGCTGGCACGGCGGGAGCCAGGCCCTCCTCGCGGATGCGCTCAACTCCCTCTCCGACGTGGGGACGGACATCGCCATCCTCATCGCGCTCGGCCTCGCCGCCCGGCCGCCCGACCGCGAGCACCCCTACGGGCACGGCAGGATGGAACCAGCCGCCGCCTTCGGGATGGGCGTCCTCGTCGTCGTGGGAGGCGCCATGCTGCTCTTCAACGCCGCGGGCGACATCTGGACGGCCCGGCCTTACCGGCCGGGCCTCCTGGTGCTGCCCGTCATCGCGGCCTCCATCGCCCTCAAGGAGATGCTCTACCGCGCCACGGTCCGCGTCGCCCGGCGGACCCTCAACCAGGCTCTTCTCGCGAACGCCTGGAACCACAGGCTGGACGTGTTCGCTTCGGGCATCGCCTTCGCGGGAGTGGCGCTCACCCTGCTCGGCCTGTGGTGGGGAGACGCCCTGGCCGCCGCCGTCGTGGCCAGCCTCGTCCTTTGGTTCGGAGGCCGAATCGCCCGGGACGCGCTGGACAGCCTGATGGACATCGCCCCGCCCGCGGACGTGGTCGGGCGCATCCGCTCGGCCATCGAGGGGGTGGAGGGGGTGCGCGACGTCCATGCCCTGCGGGTTCACCGGGCCGGGCACCGTCTCTTCGTGGACGTCCACGTCGAAGTGGACTCCGGCATCAGCGTGGCGGCAGGCCACGCCATCGCCCACAGGGGCCAGGACTCCGTGCTCTCGCGGGTGGAGGAGGTCGCCGAGGTCCACGTCCACATCGAGCCCTATCACGCCCCCAACCCTTGACACCGTCCGGCCGCCCCTCTAGCATTGGCCCGTCCTTTTCGGGAGACGGAGATGGGCGAGCGGGTCCCCTGCGAGTACTGCAAGAGCATCCCCTGCGACCGGTGCAAGGCCACGCCCGGCGGCTGCGCCGAGTACGCCGAGCTCACCCCCGAGGACGCCGCCCGTTACCTCCCGCGGGAGGGGCAAGAGAACCTCATCGTGCCCAAGAGCTGCCCCATCCCGCCCCTGACGAGCGTCATCCGCTACGGCCCGAACTACTACGTCATCAAGAAGGGCCGCGTCCTCCGCACGGGCTTCGCCCGCGCCCTGCCCCCCTACTGAGCCTCTTTTCCGGGGCCACGGCCCTTTCTTTCCGAACCGCCGTTTGCGCTACAATGGCCCGGCCGATCCGCCGATGCGCCCCGGAGGAGGGCCCCCGATGCGAGCGCGCAAGTTCGACTGGAGCGCCATGCCCGCCGAGCGGGTGACCGCGCTGTTCTCCCGCAAGCTGGTGGTGGGCGAGAACGAGATGCTCTGCTGGCTGGAGCTCAAGCCGGGCTGCAAGGTGCCCCGGCACAGCCACATCCACGAGCAGATCTCCCACGTCCTGAGGGGGAGGCTCCGGTTCGAGGTGGACGGCGAGCCGGTGGAGGTGGGGCCGGGCGAAACCCTCCTCATCCCCTCCAACGTGCCGCACTCGGCCGAGGTGGTGGGCGGGGAGACGGTGATCGACTACGACATCTTCAGCCCCATCCGCCGCGACTGGCTGGACGGGACGGA includes these proteins:
- a CDS encoding cation transporter, yielding MSGDAPVQGRFHSHPGEDARLRARQGRRVTLAAMAVNLFLASIKGAAGWHGGSQALLADALNSLSDVGTDIAILIALGLAARPPDREHPYGHGRMEPAAAFGMGVLVVVGGAMLLFNAAGDIWTARPYRPGLLVLPVIAASIALKEMLYRATVRVARRTLNQALLANAWNHRLDVFASGIAFAGVALTLLGLWWGDALAAAVVASLVLWFGGRIARDALDSLMDIAPPADVVGRIRSAIEGVEGVRDVHALRVHRAGHRLFVDVHVEVDSGISVAAGHAIAHRGQDSVLSRVEEVAEVHVHIEPYHAPNP
- a CDS encoding cupin domain-containing protein, producing MPAERVTALFSRKLVVGENEMLCWLELKPGCKVPRHSHIHEQISHVLRGRLRFEVDGEPVEVGPGETLLIPSNVPHSAEVVGGETVIDYDIFSPIRRDWLDGTDDYLKGK